TTGAATTGACTGATTAATATTTGCCGCAACGTAAAATAATTTTCTATCCGGTTCATCAATATTTTCATAAGCTGTGATTGCTTCCGCGGGAATATTTCTATTATTCTTTACATAATCTTTAAACTGATTACTTAATTGACGGATAAGTGCATTAAGTTCTTGAGGTTCAATTGGTTCAGAAAGAATTATTTCAACTTCCGCTTCAAAAAATTCTTTTCGGTTCGAAAATTTTTTAATTTTTCCTTGAACAATTCCATCAACCAAAATTTTCATTAATCCGTTTGGGAGTTTTAAAATTTGAATAATTTTTGCAATTGTTCCTTCTTCAAAAATATCTTCGGCTGTCGGATCTTCAAGATTTGCTCTTTTTTGTGCAGATAGAAAAATAAATTTTGAGTGTTCTAAAGAATAATTTGCAGCATTTATTGATTGTTCTCTTCCAACTAAAACCGGAAAAATCATATACGGAAAAATTATATTATCCCTTAAAGGCAATACCGGAAGCAGTTTTGGGATTTCATTAAGAATTGTAGATTCGTCGGAATTATTTTTTTTTGTCGTTGCCATAATTATTAATAAGTTTGAAAATGTAATTATTCAAAATACCAAATTATTGAAGTGCATTCAAATTAAAGAATTAGGAAAAAATTATGCTGCAGAAAATTATTGATATTTCTAAAGAAGCCGGAGAAATAATTAGAAATGGTTATAGAAAAAATATTTCGATAGAATTTAAAACTGATGCATCAAATATTGTAACAAATATTGATAAATCTGCGGAAAAAATTATTACGGATTTTATAATGAAAGAATTTCCAACTCACTCAATAATTGCAGAAGAATCCGGATTAACGACAAAAAATTCAGAATATCAATGGGTAATTGATCCGCTTGATGGAACAACAAATTTTGCTCACGGATTGCCGCTTTTTTCGGTATCAATCGGAGTTCAAAAAAATGATGAAACATTTTACGGAGTAATTTATGATGTAATGAGAGATACAATTTTTGCGGCAGAAAAAGGTTCCGGAACTTTTGAAAATGATAAAAAAATTTCTGTAAGCAAAAATGATAATTTGGCGGAAAGCCTTTTGGTTACAGGCTTTTCTTACGATATTAAGAATAATTATTTGGAAGAAGTAAATTATTTTGCACAATTTTTAACAAAAGTGCGTGCAATAAGAAGATTGGGTTCTGCGGCAATAGATTTTTGTTTTGTTGCAAATGGAATTTTCGACGGATTTTGGGAAGCAAACTTAAAAGCTTGGGATGTTTGTGCGGGGTTATTGATTGTTGAAGAAGCTGGTGGAAAAATTTCTGATTATAATGGAAATTTAGTAAATATAAATTCCCCAAATTTCTTGGCAACAAACGGAAAAGTTCATTCTAAAATGGTAGAAATTTTAAAAAGTAAATAAATTAAACTTTTTTCAAAACATTAAAAATCAATGTAAATCTTTTTTTTCTGTGTAATCAGTTTTCTATTAAACTTTTAATTACTAATAAGTTTTGAAATCCAAAGAATAATAACTGCTCCTAAAGTTGCGACTAAGATTCCGTGAATGTTAAAATCGGTGACTCCAGTTCCACCAAGTTGTGAAACTAAAAATCCTCCGACAAATGCACCCACAATTCCCAGAATAATATTTCCTAAACATCCTTTTTTATTTTTAGGAGTTACAATTTTAGTAGAAAGCCATCCGGCTAAACCTCCAACAATTATCCAGCTTATAAATCCCATTTTCTTCCTTTTAAATTTTCTAAACTATTATAATATAACAAATTAGAGGAAAATTTCTTTGGTAAAAAGTATTAATTTAATTACTTTTACAAACTATGCAAAAATTTATAATTATCGCAATTGATGGTCCGGCTGCAAGTGGAAAAAGTACAGTAGCAAAAAAACTTGCTGATAAACTTGGATTCTTATATATTGATACCGGAGCAATGTATCGTGCAATAACTTTTTATGCTCAAGATAATAATATTGAAGAAAATGAAAATGCTATAATTGATGCAGTAAAAAAAATTGATTTAGTTTTGAAATATTCAAACGGATTAACAAGTGTATTTATTGATGGAATTGATGTAACGGAAAAAATTAGAACTCCAAAAGTAAATTCTAAAGTAAGTGATATTAGTAAAATAAAAGATGTGAGAACAGAATTAGTAAAGCTTCAGAGAAAATTTGGAGAAAATAATAATTTAGTTGTTGAAGGTAGAGACACAACCACAGTTGTGTTTCCAAACGCAGATGTTAAAATTTATCTTACTGCAGATACTAAAGAAAGAGCTAAACGCAGATTTATTGAATATAAAGAAAAAGGTATCGAAATTTCTCAAGATGAAGTTGAAAAAAGTTTGTTAAATAGAGATTCAATTGATAGTACTCGTGAAGTTAGTCCTTTAACAAAAGCTCAAGATGCAGTTGAAATTGACACAACAAATTTAACAATAGATCAAGAAATTGAAAAAATTGTAGAAAGAATTAGAAGTAATGGAAAATATAATTAACAGCCATCAATAAAAAACTAATGTTAAACTAAAAAAGTAAATGTATTTCAAATCTTATGATGGTAAAGAAAAGAAATACATAAAAAAATAGTTGGAGTTTAAATGTCAGAAGAAAAAGAAGTTAAAAAGAGTAAAACTGTATTTGAATCAGCAAAATTCATGAATGCAGATGAATACTCAAATGAAGAACTTCAAACACTTGCCAGACTTTATGATCAATCATTTCAAGATCTTAAAGAAGGTGAAATTATCAAAGGAAAAATTGTTGGAATTACCGAAGACAATATTGTTTTGGATGTCGGTTTTAAATCAGATGGAACAATTTCCCGCAATGATTTCTTAGCAACTGAAGAAATAAAAATCGGTAACGATGTTGATGTTGTAATTGAAAGTGTTGAAGATGAAGACGGAAATTTGTTATTAAGTAAAAAACGTGCAGACTTCCTAAAAGTTTGGGCAAAAATTATTGATGCTCATGAAAATGAAACAATTCTTTCCGGAAAAATTCTTAAAAGAATTAAGGGCGGAATGGTTGTTGATATTATGGGAATTGAATCATTTTTACCAGGTTCACAAATTGACATTAGACCGGTTAGAGATTTTGATGCATTTGTTGGTCAAACAATGGATTTCAAAATTGTAAAAATAAATAACCAAACCGAAAATGTTGTAGTTTCTCACAAAGCATTAATTGAAGAAACAATTTCAGATCAAAGAAAAGAAATTCTTGAAGGTTTGGATAAAGGTCAAATTCTTGAAGGAACCGTTAAAGCAATTACAGACTTTGGTGTATTTGTTGATCTTGGCGGAGTTGACGGTTTAATTCACATAACAGATTTAAGCTGGGGAAGAATTAATCATCCAAGTGAAATTGTTAAACTTGATGAAAAAATTAAAGTTGTTGTTACAGATTTTGATATGGAAAGAAAGAGAATTTCTCTTAGCTTAAAGCAACTTCAACCACATCCTTGGGAAAAAATTGACGAGAATTATAAAATTGGCGATAAAGTTTCCGGAAGAGTTGTTTCTCTTACAGATTACGGCGCATTTATTGAAATTGAAAAAGGAATTGAAGGCCTAATTCATATTTCAGAAATGTGCTGGACTCAACACATCAGCCATCCTTCACAACATGTTTCAATGGGACAGAATATTGAAGCTGTAATATTGAGTCTAGATAAATCAGAAAAGAAAATTTCTCTTGGTATGAAACAATTAACACCGGATCCTTGGCAAGAATTATTGAAAAAATATCCAGTCGGATCTAAACATGTTGGAACTGCAAGAAATCTTACCAACTTTGGTGTTTTTGTTGAATTAGAACCCGGAATTGATGGATTAGTTCACATTTCAGATTTATCGTGGACAAAAAAAGTTCGCCATCCCGGAGAAATTGTAAAAAAAGGTGAAAAACTTGATGTTATTGTTTTAAGTATTGATACCGAAGAAAGAAAAATTTCTTTAGGACACAAACAAGTTTCTGATAATCCCTGGGATAATTTTGAAAATGTATATCATGTTGGAAAATTTGAAGAAGTTAAAGTTGTTAGAATTATTGAAAAAGGTGTAATTGCTGAATTAGCTTTAGGTGTCGATGGATTTATTCCAACATCACAACTTTCTCCATCAAAAATTAAAAATGTTTCACTTTCATTTCCGGTTGAAACAATTCTAAGTGCAAAAATTGTTGAATTCGATAAAGAAAATAAAAAAATTGTACTTAGTGTAATTGCCGCAATGAAAGAAAAAACTGATGCTGAGATTACAGATTATATTGCTAAACACAAATTAGAAAAAGTTACCATTGAAGATGTTAAAAATGCAGATGCCGGAAAATTTGATTCTTCAATTTTCCCCGGATTTGATGAACCTGAAATTCATGTAGCTGAAAAATCTGATGAAAAGAAAAGTGAAGTAAAATCTGATAAAGAAAGTAAATAGTTAGATATTTATTAAAGGCTGTAAAATTTTCACAAATGAATTTTTTGCAGCCTTTTTTTATTATTTTTTTTTTGCATTTTCTTTTTCATAATCTTAATCATAATCATAATCATAATCTTACTCTGTTTTTTAATTTTTTGTTTTAATCATCATATGTTACAAAAAGGATAAAGCTTAAGAAGAGTAAGAATAAGATTAAGAGTAAGATTAAGAAGAAAAAATTGTAAAATAAAACTTTTGAATTTAGAAAATTTATAGAAATGAATAAAAAAGTTTCTTTATATACACTCGGTTGTAAATTGAATTTTTCTGAAACTTCAATTATTGGAAATGAATTTTTGAAAAATGGATTTACAAAAGTAGAGTTTGAAGAAATTGCAGACGTATATGTAATTAATACTTGCACCGTAACGGAAAATGCTGAAAAAGATTGCCGTCAAATTGTAAGAAAAGCACTAAAGTTAAATCCGCAAGCTTACATAATTGTTACCGGATGTTATGCTCAATTGCGCGCTGAAGAAATTGCAAAAATTGAAGGAGTTGAT
The nucleotide sequence above comes from Ignavibacteriota bacterium. Encoded proteins:
- a CDS encoding (d)CMP kinase, yielding MQKFIIIAIDGPAASGKSTVAKKLADKLGFLYIDTGAMYRAITFYAQDNNIEENENAIIDAVKKIDLVLKYSNGLTSVFIDGIDVTEKIRTPKVNSKVSDISKIKDVRTELVKLQRKFGENNNLVVEGRDTTTVVFPNADVKIYLTADTKERAKRRFIEYKEKGIEISQDEVEKSLLNRDSIDSTREVSPLTKAQDAVEIDTTNLTIDQEIEKIVERIRSNGKYN
- a CDS encoding GlsB/YeaQ/YmgE family stress response membrane protein, with the protein product MGFISWIIVGGLAGWLSTKIVTPKNKKGCLGNIILGIVGAFVGGFLVSQLGGTGVTDFNIHGILVATLGAVIILWISKLISN
- a CDS encoding inositol monophosphatase codes for the protein MLQKIIDISKEAGEIIRNGYRKNISIEFKTDASNIVTNIDKSAEKIITDFIMKEFPTHSIIAEESGLTTKNSEYQWVIDPLDGTTNFAHGLPLFSVSIGVQKNDETFYGVIYDVMRDTIFAAEKGSGTFENDKKISVSKNDNLAESLLVTGFSYDIKNNYLEEVNYFAQFLTKVRAIRRLGSAAIDFCFVANGIFDGFWEANLKAWDVCAGLLIVEEAGGKISDYNGNLVNINSPNFLATNGKVHSKMVEILKSK
- the rpsA gene encoding 30S ribosomal protein S1, translating into MSEEKEVKKSKTVFESAKFMNADEYSNEELQTLARLYDQSFQDLKEGEIIKGKIVGITEDNIVLDVGFKSDGTISRNDFLATEEIKIGNDVDVVIESVEDEDGNLLLSKKRADFLKVWAKIIDAHENETILSGKILKRIKGGMVVDIMGIESFLPGSQIDIRPVRDFDAFVGQTMDFKIVKINNQTENVVVSHKALIEETISDQRKEILEGLDKGQILEGTVKAITDFGVFVDLGGVDGLIHITDLSWGRINHPSEIVKLDEKIKVVVTDFDMERKRISLSLKQLQPHPWEKIDENYKIGDKVSGRVVSLTDYGAFIEIEKGIEGLIHISEMCWTQHISHPSQHVSMGQNIEAVILSLDKSEKKISLGMKQLTPDPWQELLKKYPVGSKHVGTARNLTNFGVFVELEPGIDGLVHISDLSWTKKVRHPGEIVKKGEKLDVIVLSIDTEERKISLGHKQVSDNPWDNFENVYHVGKFEEVKVVRIIEKGVIAELALGVDGFIPTSQLSPSKIKNVSLSFPVETILSAKIVEFDKENKKIVLSVIAAMKEKTDAEITDYIAKHKLEKVTIEDVKNADAGKFDSSIFPGFDEPEIHVAEKSDEKKSEVKSDKESK